tgcatatattttatatatctgtatatacgcatgtgcccaaagaccttcaaagtattgtgtgtgaatggtgggttagaaatgtatgagcacggaaggcaccactgtcatcctaaagttggtaaagcgccttgactagtgaggcatggactgtgtggatgcatgtaactggcattgatgcttcagtggatgccagttacagtaggtcaacattttgcttaaatcacaaagaaacctaatatttcaataaaacaatgtttaatctgcataacaattaagcagcatgactacacacaatgaaaggtgctgggggtaggcgcttgagagacagacagacagagagagagacagagtacacctccctaatcttagttatttgtgtacatacctgcaaactcagaagggctgaaaaaggtgacaaactaaaccgttgtaggggggtctggggggtctgggggtctgggggtctgggggtatccccccccccacccccacccccccagcctttgtacacgttgtctagcaacgtcgcacatgcgcattatatcctgctccgctccgagttatagtagtaggctattcatgggaaacgcatgaacagcacgttaagatctcggccaagtcgtaattaaaagcagttcttcattatttaagttaagcggcggtaacgccagtgttaaacaaggtgttaaacacgcaaatgccggttggtgtgcgtacggtactgagtgtttatcggtccacggccgtaatgaacgtgtcgcattggtccatatgtaatgcgcacgttctgttgttcccattggcatagagctattgaacattaattttaacaaaggatacggataacatatcgcccacggcagttttgtcattgtatgtatagcctatatttgtattacgctatcatcattcaacatgtagaatgaacgtgttatctatagagtcgatttacatagataattcacaaccatgaacctaatctggatcttaaacctgccaattgcaactgagagagacgcagaccagacggacagctctcgactaggcttcccttccgtggcacaattgcatcttttccgtagatgaaatccggggaaatcgtgaatattaatgaggggaaacccggggattatccaatcacgctggttaggtccctgatccaatccaaaaaggccaaaatccaccacatgattgcattgctcgcacttgcctgccggctctctcactttgcggtctttggggcttcgcaggttcgcattgcagggaaggatgtccatgatcaggaaatttagcttttgactcgaggcatgtcaagtcattacaagtaaaagaggcaaagtccgagtcaagtctcgagttaatagtattcaagtccaagtcgagtcgtaagtcatgccgaatttgatcaagtcaagtctgaagtcattaaaatcatgactcgagtctgactcgagtccaagtcatgtgactcgagtccacatgtctgttAGAGAGTGATCGTATTAAAGGAATAGACAGACATGAGTTTCTGTGATGCAAGCCTCACTTCTTAGGACTGGAGGACGCTCCTCCGCCGCTCTCTTTGAACTCTTGCTTTGCTATTTCATACTGCTTCTTCGCCTCTGCTGCCTTTATGTCCCACTCCTGAAGGAAATACAGAAGTACGTGTAAAGGAGAGGAATGGGTAAAACATCACAGGAGAAATTCATAAAGACTGGGTTTGCAAAGCACAAgttcattcaaaaacacaaaattcaAAAACTATTTGAGAGCTTACAcctgtggctttcatgagtggcctctgcaagtaaatcgactttcacccctggggtgcggttgaaaaaactccgtcctccactcggtttcaaaaccttcgaACTCATGGTCATCGTCTTCAGATATACGTCTTAAACATAAATCCCGGTCGACGGGTTCAAAGTCGTCAGCAAtatgtcatcagcgctgtgcaaatcgtcaatatcactaccttcactCATTTCAGAATTCCCTCTGCAGTAGTCTAAGTCTGCCATGATTACTCggaaaaaatccaaacaatgccacgtgtatattctgatgcatttcattgggccaagaggccgataattaatgcaaaaaaatatcacagagctcttgtaccagaaaatgacgtATCCGCTTTCCCGGCTACGAAGGTAGAATGACGCAACAGCGCCCCCGgttttaatggtagaaatgcgGCAACGCTTTCCCGGCTTAATCAGATTTTCACATACATTTGAGTTAGTATGTACCTGtacttatcaaaataaaagatgttaTTGTGTATCGTAGGATACAATCTCATTGAAAAACCTTAAATGATCATATTACCCAGTCCTCAACCttgtacatttaaatcaatataaatataaatacaactttatGCCTCTCTCTAACACAATGCTTCTATTGTGATGCATTCTCTAGAGGGCAAGGGAGTGGAACTAAattcctccctctcccctccgAGTCTCCTGCCTCACCTCCTTGTCCTCTTTGCTGATCTGCCTCCACATCTCTCCGGCCTTCTTGGAGATCTCTGTGATGGAGATGCCTGGGTTCTCAGACTTGATTCGCTCGCGGCTGGCGTTGAGCCACAGCATGTAGGCACTCATTGGCCTCTTGGGTCCGCCGGTgtctttctgcttcttcttcttctactcgGATTAAAGAAAGACGGGAAGTTAAACGTGTTGCTTGAGTCTCAACTTTTCCTTTCCTTACAAGCTAATGCTTCTTATGTTTTCCTTCCTGTGCCCGCTGCTCTCTCACCTCCTTGCGGggtttcctctctttcttctccttcaccACTTTGACTTTCTTGACCTTCTTTTCTTTCACGCTATCATCACTACCGTCCCCGTCTTCACTGTCGCTGTCGCTTGCTGTGGCATTGCTGTCGTACCTGATTGACGAAGGTGGAAAAACGTCAGCTGGGTTTCAGAAGTCagtgatagaaaaaaaaagaaagagagtcAAAGCAGAGACAGCAAGTTCAAGAAAAATCACTTACTCTTCCGCAATGTCATCGTCTTCTTCTCCGGGGTTAAACGATTCATCTGAAGAGGACAGAAAATCTAAGCTTCAGATCTTCTTAAATCAGACATGTTTCACCTGTCCAACTGAGACGGTCACTCACCGCTCTCGCCACCGGAGTCGTCGTCGTCGCCCTCCTCTCGGATCTTGCCCTCTGCCTTCATCCTCTCCAGGTAGGCATCGTGCTGGTCTTCGTCCGAGTCACTGTACTCGTCGATCTTACCCTTCATGCCCTGAAAGTAAACAACagtcagaaacaaaaacaaacaaacacaacccaCAACACAGCACAAGCAAAGAAGAGTCCTGCATGACCCACAAGCAGGACCGAAAAGCTCATCTCGATAAATTAACTTGTTTCAATCAGTTATTTTCATTGTCCAACAATCACTTGTGTCACAATTAAAAGAATATGTATACATATCTTCAAAACCTCTCGAACAGTCCAAACCCCATGATTATTATTCCAATTTAGAGGTGGCAATTATTTTTATCAAATATAAGATTTAAACAATTTACTTCAGATTGATTTAttgacaatgaaaaaaaaaacacagcacttTGAGTTGGACTTAACGCTTCACAAACGGCGAGCCTCAAGTGAGACGTGGTGTTTTATCCTTCACTCTCACGGTGTGACATAATGCTCGCTCATAGGATTGATCCCTGTTAGATTCAGGAAACCTATAGGtgccctattatactttttttcaggtttaatattttgtatttccaGTCAATAAAATCGTTCAAAGTTTACCACCGTTGGCAGACTTTTGGGAAAAAGCGAAAAGAACTGCCACCCTCCCTTCAACGGCCTTCCTCAAAAGACTGCTGTTGAAATGGGCCTGTGGCGTTAGTTTGAGTTTCTGATGAAGGGTTTGCTCTTTTGGATTAGAAGCACGACTGTCCACCGGGCCCaagaatgtttttaaaatgtatatttatataataaccTCAATAAGTAACAGGTTGTGTTTAACACTAGCAAGTAAGGTAGGTGTACTTGTGTGACTGCTAGTTAGAAATAGTGATGTTGAAGTGCACATCTGCCACCAGCTAACAGGAAGGATCTCCATTCAGCCACTTAGACGTGATAAGCGACTGTGCGGTCTGAGATCTTAGGGAACGGTAAagcgagcatgtgtgtgcagcaagtatgagtgtgtgtaaggCTGATGTGTTAGTGAATTAACGCATCAACTCCCCTCGATCCGATCCCGATGAATGAAGGAACCCTGTCCCACACTGACGTTAAACACAAAATGGAGACGCATATGGTCCAAAGCACTAAAATGTCTTGAGTTTGAATCTCAAAACCTAATTTGCTGTTTATACGACCTGTCTCCACATATTATTGTGCTTGTGTAACTGTAGTAAACCAAACagtgctctttttttcccacatgATCATTCCCATCTCCATGCATCAAAATCTATGTCTTTCAGTGGAGGGACAGACCACCAGTCCGGGAGGCTCTTAATAAAGAACCAACAGGAAATGGAGAGCATTCATTTTCATCGACCCTCTCTGCTGACCCCGTCACCATGACAACAGATGGTCTCTTCACCAGAGAAACTGCTCTGACTGACGTCAGACAGACTCAGGAACTGGTGGAGGTCAACAGACGGCCTGAACGCAATCAGCACTGCCTACTTTAGGCATCTTTGTTGAGTGTTAAAGCACACCAAAAGCCCCCGGGCCACACATTAGTCAgcaggatgcacacacacacacgcagacgcGCACGTCTCACACTCCTTCATCACCCATGTCCATTGATTAGTCATAAATCACTTAGCAATTGTATTGGGTTGCCCTAACCGAAATCAGGATAATAGGAAACAATCcttggtaacacacacacacacacacgcagcggCACACCATGCAGCAGGAATCACTCCACACCGATCAAATCAAGCGCAGAGTTCACACACGTGACGCCCATGACCATACCCACCTTTTTCTACAGGGCACacggacagacacacaggagaAGGGCAACAGGGGTGAATATCTGGGATGACGTTCTGACAAAACTCGTGGAATTACAGACGAACAAACTGGGAGATGTTTGAGTTACTTACCTCTTTGAAGCCTCTGTTCTTGATGTTGAGCTTCTTGGCATTTACAAAGTCAAACAGTTTGCCGTACTCCTCTCTGTGACGAAAAGAGAAATACTGGGGTTATTTTGGCAACAGACTTTAAGTCAACTAAAACTTTGTTTATTAAAAGACACCAGCATACTAAATATAGTTAAGATATAGGACTTAAGAAATACTAAATGAAATAACCCTGGAGCCGTCCTCACCTCTCAATGCTGCTGAAGGTGAACTGATTTCCCTGCTTTGTCTCGATCTCAAAGTCAAAGGACCGTGTTGTGGTGGTTCCTCGGGCGAAGTTGACACAGGAGATCTCCTCGAAGCGCAGGTGCACTGGGGGCTTGTGGACGTAGATGAAGCCCCTCTCCAGGGGATAGAGGAGGCCTGAGGATGCTTTGTAGGAGCAGGTAATGCACTGAGCTCCAGAGTGACTGGAGGAATGAGGGACATTATTAGGATTTAAAGAAGTTTATACGAAAATGTGGTTTGAATGTGTATATCGGGCGCGCTTACCCCTGGAAGTTTCCGGGCACGGTGATCTTGCGGTTGACCAGGGACTTCATCACCCGGCTGACCATCTCATACAGAGACCCTGACATATTTTTGCTGAGTTTGCCCTCAAATCGGCGCTCCACATCCTCCCTGTTAAACACAGAGGAATGGGGCCAAAGGTATGTCAAGTGAACCACTCTTCCAGACCTTTGCTTCCCTCTACTGGACACATGCTTTACAACTTCAAAAAGGAAGTGAGGCGTCTTGCGTTACCAAACAGGCCTTTAATAGAAGCTCCCCAACACAACCATATATCTCAGTTTGCACTTGGCTAGATGCAGCCCATTAACCCAGGGTCTGCTTTCCCCGTCAAATACTCACTCGCTCATGTTGAGGGTGAGGCTGAGTTCCTCTTCCTTGGAGAAGAGCAGGATGAGAAAGTGATAACGTGTCTGACCCTGCTTGATGGGAGGATCCAGACTGATCTGTGAAGACGACACGAAAAGGACAAATGGGGAGAAATTGTTTGAGAGGGATcaagagaaaaaacatgtgGATCAAAAGTGAGACTCCACAAAATAAACTCCACTCACCACGAAGAACATCTGCCTCTGGTCCTTGTGTGGCAGCAGGAATAGACGGAGGACCGTGGTGTAGGGAATCTTGTAGTCAAAGGTCTTACCGTGAAGGTGAAGGAAAGTCGGGTAGATACGGATATCGTATCTGAgtgaggaaaaagagaaacgtGAGGTGAATTGGCAAACAACAGCACTGTGGTCGAGTGAGGAAGAACATGATCATGTTTGGacaacttaaaatgtgtgtactgtattAACTTATGCAACTACAATTGGATTAGATTTGCATTCAATGGGATAACATGAACAAGGAAAGCCGAGATGTGCTACCTTCCTCTGGGTGTAAGACACTGCAGCTCTTTGAAGACACACACAGCGTCTCCTGTGGCCTGGATCACATCAGCCTTAGATAACACATTCTCAGCAAACGCCTGAAGGAAAACACACTTATTAGCACTATTATCAAACGTAAATattctaaaaaaataactttaaagtagaggcacatCCTTCCTCACCTCCACAGGGTCTTGGCGTTCATCCGACTGGCTGGGTGGGACGTAGAATCGGACCTCCATGAGGGAGACCTCGGCGTCGTCATTCTGGTGAAACTCCAGAGTGACTTCGTTCTTCCCCGTGGCGCACTGGGACACGTTGGACAGTGGGACCTCGAACGCTGCATTGTCGTTTATCTCAAATGCCAACAGAGGACCTgcaatgagagagagaaaccGGATCATCTAACTTCAAATCTTCAGTTATCCATGGTAGTATATACTTGTTAGCTTTATGCTTATGGTATCTTAGCGGAATGTGTGCATCCTTTGTTGTACTGACGTTATGAAGCTCATGAAAATCTGATGAAACTTAAAAATCACTTGGTTCCCTCTATTTGGCTTACATGAAACTGAGTATCTTTTGACTGTTGGTTGCTTTATTTCCCCCCTGACAAAATAGTACGTTGAGTATTCAATACTTCAGTGCTGTTTTGGTTcttgagttttttattttttacctgaGAACTTGGCTGTTCCCCAGTTCCATCCCTTCACACACATGTCCTTCTCTGTCAGCTCCACCTTGTAGTTGGCCTTAAAAAACTCAGAGATCTTCTCTAAATCCTGATGGGACGGAGCAAGATGGAGCGCAGAGAGAAGGGGGTGACACCCGGAgcaggagaaaagaaaggaagggataaaaaaaaaaaaaggaaagaaggcTTCATGTTAGTAAGTGGCAACACTGGCACTGCATGGGTCACAGCTTCAAAACACCCTCCAAAAAGGGTGAAGCGATGGAGGGCTAATTAATCAAGGCGTGATTATAACCGCCCGCCGCTGAGGCCTCTTGGGAACACTGGAGGTGAATGTAATCCATCTGCCCTCCTTGTCCTCCTCCCCTCCGCCGCTGACAATCAGCCTGTTTATTTATCCTGCAGGCCCGCTTACAACTgagaaggacacacacagtcacacacagcgacaaacacatgctcaatcacacacacacacacacacacacacaggcactgTCCtcatagtacacacacatgtggaaGTGATTGTggtgtgcgagtgtgtgcaGTGTAGAGACTCTGTGGGAAACAGGGTTTACGCACCTGGATATCTGCCTGTCCATAAGGTTATTACAGCCAATTAGAGCCCAGAGAGTCAGTGTGCGTTCATCAGAGTGTTTGTTAGCCTGGATTAAGGCATTGTTTAGATAGGAGAGCATGTGTGAGCAGATGTGtaaatgcatgaaaaaaaatcaagagtTTGTGCAGAAGTGGCCTGTTTGTGTcgatgtgtgaatgtgtgtgtgtgttcactccCAGTGTGCTCATCAGGCCTGCTGTTGAGTGTTTCTCTACTCCTCATTACAGTTTTGGCAGATTCGTTGTTGCTCCGCTCATTTAATCATAATAAACACAGACCCCCCACTACCCACCAAAGACCCACACACAGCCTTACCCAACACAACCGTCTGTCTTTTATTATACCGTTTTCAACCATTCTCTCCCAACTACATTCAAACttgcatgtgtttaaaaaatggatgCATTGAGAAAACTGGGTAAAGCTTTTGCTCTGGGCAGTCTTCTACTAAACACATTTCAGTCAACATACAGTCTGTTTACTGTAGATATGCTTTGAAGAAAAAAACGTTTCCTCGATTTATGGACTCAAAGCTCTCTGATCTGGTGTTGTACAGGTGATTAACCGTTTTTGCCCTTAAGGTTAATATAAGTTAAGTATCAAAAAGTCTAC
The DNA window shown above is from Eleginops maclovinus isolate JMC-PN-2008 ecotype Puerto Natales chromosome 23, JC_Emac_rtc_rv5, whole genome shotgun sequence and carries:
- the ssrp1a gene encoding FACT complex subunit SSRP1a — protein: MGDTLEFSDIYQEVKGSWNDGRLRFSKQTVVYKSSKTGKVDSIPAAELNLAQWRRVCLGHGIKLGTNSGHVYKYDGFRDTDLEKISEFFKANYKVELTEKDMCVKGWNWGTAKFSGPLLAFEINDNAAFEVPLSNVSQCATGKNEVTLEFHQNDDAEVSLMEVRFYVPPSQSDERQDPVEAFAENVLSKADVIQATGDAVCVFKELQCLTPRGRYDIRIYPTFLHLHGKTFDYKIPYTTVLRLFLLPHKDQRQMFFVISLDPPIKQGQTRYHFLILLFSKEEELSLTLNMSEEDVERRFEGKLSKNMSGSLYEMVSRVMKSLVNRKITVPGNFQGHSGAQCITCSYKASSGLLYPLERGFIYVHKPPVHLRFEEISCVNFARGTTTTRSFDFEIETKQGNQFTFSSIEREEYGKLFDFVNAKKLNIKNRGFKEGMKGKIDEYSDSDEDQHDAYLERMKAEGKIREEGDDDDSGGESDESFNPGEEDDDIAEEYDSNATASDSDSEDGDGSDDSVKEKKVKKVKVVKEKKERKPRKEKKKKQKDTGGPKRPMSAYMLWLNASRERIKSENPGISITEISKKAGEMWRQISKEDKEEWDIKAAEAKKQYEIAKQEFKESGGGASSSPKKESKKSGGKKEEKKRKSTAGDKDKDRSTNNDSFKSKEFIETSEDSSDSDHKSKSKKKKKKKEESEEEEEAASTPASSEEDSD